In one window of Thermoanaerobaculia bacterium DNA:
- a CDS encoding sigma-54-dependent Fis family transcriptional regulator: GKNVVARYIHSASPRRSRPFIEVSCATIPENLLESELFGHEKGAFTDAKSTKRGVFELAEGGTVVLDEIGELRLDLQAKLLHFLEERRFRRVGGTREITADVRVIALTNRDLQGMVRDKSFRNDLFYRLNVFPIYVVALAERPEDILPLARHFLATLQPKLGRRFDGFDRESENLLLAYRWPGNVRELRNVVERAMVLERGAQISRRSLILDWGPNGGAEAAAGSAATPAPGSGAPGMPEGIVPLEEMEREMVARAMRAAGDNQTRAAELLGVTRDQLRHRLKKFGEPVGG; this comes from the coding sequence CGGGCAAGAACGTCGTGGCGCGCTACATCCACTCGGCCTCGCCGCGACGCTCGCGGCCGTTCATCGAGGTCTCCTGCGCGACGATTCCGGAGAACCTTCTCGAGAGCGAGCTCTTCGGTCACGAGAAAGGCGCGTTCACCGACGCCAAGAGCACCAAGCGCGGCGTCTTCGAGCTCGCCGAAGGCGGCACGGTGGTGCTGGACGAGATCGGCGAGCTCCGCCTCGACCTGCAGGCGAAGCTCCTGCATTTCCTCGAAGAGCGCCGCTTCCGGCGGGTGGGCGGGACGCGTGAGATCACCGCCGACGTGCGGGTCATCGCGCTCACCAACCGCGACCTGCAGGGGATGGTGCGCGACAAGAGCTTCCGCAACGACCTGTTCTACCGTCTGAACGTCTTCCCGATCTATGTCGTGGCGCTCGCCGAGCGCCCCGAGGACATCCTGCCGCTCGCCCGGCACTTCCTCGCCACCCTGCAACCCAAGCTCGGCCGGCGCTTCGACGGCTTCGACCGCGAGTCGGAGAACCTCCTGCTCGCCTACCGCTGGCCGGGCAACGTGCGCGAGCTCCGAAACGTCGTCGAGCGCGCCATGGTGCTCGAGCGCGGTGCGCAGATCTCCCGCCGCTCGCTGATCCTCGACTGGGGGCCGAACGGCGGCGCCGAGGCGGCTGCGGGCAGCGCAGCGACCCCTGCGCCGGGATCGGGCGCCCCGGGGATGCCCGAGGGGATCGTGCCGCTCGAGGAGATGGAGCGCGAGATGGTGGCGCGCGCCATGCGCGCCGCCGGCGACAACCAGACTCGCGCCGCGGAGCTCCTGGGCGTGACCCGCGACCAGCTGCGCCACCGCCTGAAGAAGTTCGGCGAGCCGGTCGGCGGGTAG
- a CDS encoding Ig-like domain-containing protein, which translates to MLTSKTRFRRPSCAVLLALFSVVAAGCGGESSTPKLSVTTTPQAANTPGLHTGPPHVIAFDPPLGATNVDPARTTLSVTFDRVMDREGWAWVIEDKATAPDIGESTWDGEVRTNSAPVRLEPGKTYVVWINSPQYSYFKDTLGEIATPVRWTFTTRAAAAPAAGS; encoded by the coding sequence GTGCTCACGTCAAAGACCCGTTTCCGGCGACCTTCCTGCGCCGTTCTGCTGGCGCTTTTTTCGGTCGTTGCCGCCGGTTGCGGCGGCGAGTCGTCGACGCCGAAACTCTCGGTGACGACGACACCGCAGGCCGCGAATACTCCGGGCCTCCACACCGGTCCACCGCACGTGATCGCGTTCGATCCGCCGCTCGGCGCGACCAACGTCGATCCGGCGCGCACCACGCTCTCGGTGACCTTCGATCGCGTGATGGACCGCGAGGGCTGGGCCTGGGTGATCGAGGACAAGGCGACCGCGCCCGACATCGGCGAATCGACCTGGGACGGCGAGGTGCGCACCAACTCGGCGCCGGTACGCCTCGAGCCGGGAAAGACCTACGTGGTGTGGATCAACTCGCCGCAGTACTCGTACTTCAAGGACACCCTCGGCGAGATCGCGACGCCGGTGCGCTGGACCTTCACGACTCGCGCTGCAGCGGCTCCCGCAGCGGGCAGCTGA